The genomic segment GACGGACGCCTTGGCCGCGACCTGCTGCACGGCCCGCGCGAACCGCACATGGCGCGGGACGGCGCCGCCGTCCGGGTACTGCCCGTAGATGGCGACGATGTAGCTGAGAATGGCCAGGATCGCGACGGTCGACGTGTAGTGCTTGATCAGTACGGAGAGGTCGGTGACCGGGCTGTCGTTGAGCCCGATGCGGACGATCCGGGTCTTCGTCCACAGGGCGGCGGCGAATCCGGCGTAACAACCCCAGAGGGCGCGGCGCCGCTTGTCGTCCTCGCCGCCCCAGAGCGCGGCGGGCATGCGCCAGAGGGCGACAGCGGTCATCAGTACGGCTATCAGATAGCCGGCGAGATCGAGGGCGGTCACGGGCGGAGTCCTCGGGGAAGGGCCGTCCTCACGGCTGGGGGCGGCGGAACGGGCCGCGCCGCCGGTTGGCGACGGGCCGGGACAGCGAGTTGGCCAGGCGCCCCACCATGTCATCGCTCGTGACGTCTCTCGCCAAACGCGGGATCAGCGAGGCACCGAATTCGGCCACCCGTTCGTCGTGGGTGTCGTACTGCGCGCGCGCCTGGATCGTCGCCCCGGACCTGACCGCGTCGGCGACGGCGGGCGGCAGACCGTCCATGGGGTCCTCGCCGGCCGTCGGGCCGGCCGAACCGGGCGGGGCAGCAGGGTCAGAGGGGACGGACGGTACGGGGGAGCCGGGCGATACGGGGGCTTCGGGCGGGTCCGTGCTGAGCACCCGGTTGATCAGCGAGGTGTCGAAGACCGGCAGCAGCCGCCGCAGTTGCTCGTCGTCGAGGGTGGTGCCGTGGTCGAACCACTCGTGGCACAGCTCGTGCAGGATGACGTGCTGGGTCTGGTACGCGGTCGGGCGGCGGCGGTACAGCACGAAGCTGGTGCCGCCGGACTTGAGGCGCAGCCCGCAGGCGGTGTTGGCGCCCGCCAGTCGTTCGGGGAGTGCGTGCAGCACGATCGTCCGGCCCCGGGCGGCGGCCATGTTCGCCACCAGTCCCTCGATGCTGAACGGGGCGGGGATGGGCAGGTCGGCCAGTCCGGCCTCGCACTCTTTCCGCAGCTCGCGCATGGACATCGATACCTCTTGATCGTCGTCGCGCGGTGCGTGTGCCCCGTGGCGGTGGTGCCGGCCGGCACCCCCCGACGGGCGCACGCCCCTCGCTACTCTTCCCGGTCTCCGCGGGCGGCGTCCGCCTGCGGGTCCCCTGGTGCGTTCCCTTGTGACGACTGGGGTTCTTCCAGGAGGGAGAGCGCGAACCTCAGCAGTTCCGGCGGGAGCCCGTCGTCGTCCAGGCCCCGGCCCGCGAGGCCGCTCAGCTCACCCGTGCGGCGTTTCGCCAGGAACTGGAGACCGGCGACGACGTCGTCGACGACCTCGGACTCCTCCTTGAAGAACCGCCAGTCCACCCCGAAGCCGAGGCCGAGTGCCTTGAGGATGTCCTCCGAGGGCTGGGTGACCTTCCCGGCGAGGATGTTGGAGAAGTAGCTGTGAGAGAGGGAGCCGCCCCGCTCCTTGACGAGGTCCGCGAAGACCCGGCCCGACACCTTCTGGCCCGGGAAGGTCTTCTCCACCATGTACTCGACCTTCTGCTGCAAGGTCTTCAGGTCGGGCGTCTGCTCTTCGCCGTTGTCCATCCGGGCCCCCACGTTCACGTCCGCCGCTCGTGCGCTCTTCCGACGCTGCGCGGTGTTCGATTCGGTCAACGGGCTCGTACTGTAACGGACCGCGACACGGTCTCCCCGGCGCAAGCGACGAATGGGAACATCCCGGCTCCGTGAACAGGAACGGGCTTGCGCAAACACTTTACGTCACTGTTAACTCGAAAAAACGCGGGCGCGGGCGGGGGGCCACGAGGGGAGTCCCCTGCCCGCGCCTCGCCCGCGTGAACAGGGGTGTAGCCCTTCACGACGGGGGATGCGTGAAGGGCTACACCAGCATTATGTCCCCTGGCCAGGGACGGGGGACAGGAGCCCCGCCCGATGGGCGCGGCGACACGCGCGCCCACCGTCTCCCGGGGCCCCGCGCCCGTGCGCCCCGCCCACCGTCTCCCGGGGATGCCGCGCCCGTGCGCCCCCGCCCTCCGTGGTGCGCCCCCACGCCCGTGCGCCCCCGCCGCCTCCATCTCCGCCCTCCGTGGTGCGCCCCCACGACCCGTGCGCCGTCCCGCGCATTCACGGGACGGATGCGGGGCACCCGTCGTACACGCCGGGGCATCCGTCGGACACGGACGGGGCACCCCTCGGACACATGCGGGGCGCGCAGACAACTTCTCCCGTCCGCCCAGGAAAATCTGCCGTGGCTACGATAGACATGAGGTGCCCGGGCAGGGCGGCCCCGGAATTTCGCTCCGGGCTCCTCGCCGCGTCACAGAAGAGGTGTACATGCCCCCAGAAACCCCGCCGCAGGCCACGGACCGGCTCGACGACGACGACTACCCCGCCTACACCATGGGGCGCGCCGCGGAGATGATCGGTGCGACGCCCGGTTTCCTCCGGGCCATCGGTGACGCGCGCCTGATCACGCCCCTGCGGTCCGAGGGCGGCCACCGCCGCTACTCCCGCTACCAACTGCGCATCGCGGCCCGCGCCCGCGAACTCGTCGACGGCGGTACCCCGATCGACGCCGCCTGCCGCATCGTGATCCTGGAGGACCAGCTCGAAGAGGCGCTGCGCCTCAACGCCGAGCTGCGCCGGCCCACCGCCGACTCGGCCTCCGGGCCGGGCGCCGGCCAAGCACCGGGCCGGAACAACGCCTCCTGACCGATCACCGGGCGAGAATATCTCCGTCGGCAGGCACAGAATTTTGTGCCGTGTGCGATGAGAGTTTATGGGCCACGGAACGGAGCGATATTACGTGCCGCGCCTGTCCGCTTGCATCGTGCTACGGTTGATCTCAGTTGCAGTTGTGGTTCCCAAAAAACTTCAAGTGTTCTCGCCGATTCCTACGGTGAGCGCACTTCTGTATTTCCCGGATTCTCTTCCGGGCGGGGTAATCATCGCGGCGACGTGGGGTCCGCACAGTGTGGGCCTCCGGGCATTGCCCCGAAGGAGATATGAACATGGCTACTGGCACCGTTAAGTGGTTCAACGCGGAAAAGGGTTTCGGATTCATCGAGCAGGAGGGTGGCGGCGCTGACGTCTTCGCCCACTACTCCAACATCGCCGCCCAGGGCTTCCGCGAGCTCCAGGAAGGCCAGAAGGTGAACTTCGACGTCACGCAGGGCCAGAAGGGCCCGCAGGCCGAGAACATCGTTCCCGCCTGACGCTGAGGCGTACAGCAGCTGGGGCCCGCACCTTGGGTGCGGGCCCCAGCTCGTTGCTTTTTTCCGCGTCCGCCAGGACCGGTCCCACGGACCCCGTCGCACGACGGCCGTCCGGCCCCGTCGCACCGACGGCGTCCGGATCTGTCGCACGGCTGACGCAGCACACACCCGCCGCACGGCGGGCACCGCGGCCGGAAACACTTCCGCCGCACCCCTGATTTCGACACCCCGGCCTTCGCGCCGAGTGAATGTCAGTCACCACGAAGCTCCCGGACACAGCTCACAGACGGCGACCGCGCTTCGTTATACAACGGCTCGTTCTTGCGATTCTTGGCGCCGCTCAATGCTGCGGGAATTCCTCGATACGTGCCACATCGAGGAAGGTTCTGAATGAACCGCACACGTACGAACGACCGCTATTCCCGCTCGGGCGGCTCCGCCGGTTCGGCGGGTGGCTCCCGGCGCAGCGCGGGCGGCTACCGCTCGCAGGCCCCGTCGTCCCGCCAGGGCGCCCCGAACCGCTCCGGCGGCCCCAGCCGCTTCGGCGGCGGCCGACGCCCCGCGGTCCAGGGAGAGTTCGCGCTCCCCGTCACGATCACCCCGGCCCTGCCCGCCGCGGCGGCCTTCGCCGACCTGGACATGCCCGCGCCCCTCCTGGCGGCGCTCACCACCGAGGGCATGACCGTGCCGTTCCCGATCCAGGCGGCCACCCTGCCGAACTCGCTGGCCGGACGCGACGTCCTGGGCCGCGGCCGTACCGGTTCGGGCAAGACGCTCGCCTTCGGCCTGGCCCTGCTCGCCCGGACGGCCGGCCAGCGCGCCGAGCCCCGCAAGCCGCTCGCCCTGGTCCTCGTACCCACCAGGGAGCTGGCGCAGCAGGTCACCGACGCGCTCACCCCGTACGCCCGGTCGCTCAAGCTGCGACTGGCCACCGTCGTCGGCGGCATGTCGATCGGCCGCCAGGCCAGCGCGCTGCGCGGTGGCACCGAGGTCGTCGTCGCCACCCCCGGCCGGCTAAAGGACCTCATCGAGCGCGGCGACTGCCAGCTCGACCGGGTCGCCATCACCGTCCTCGACGAGGCCGACCAGATGGCCGACATGGGCTTCATGCCGCAGGTCACCGAGCTGCTGGACAAGGTGCGCACGGGCGGGCAGCGAATGCTGTTCTCGGCCACCCTCGACCGCAACGTCGATCTGCTGGTCCGCCGCTACCTCCACGACCCGGTCGTCCACTCGGTCGACCCGGCGGCGGGCGCGGTGACCACGATGGAACACCACGTGCTGTACGTCCAGGGCGCGGACAAGTACGCCACCACGACCGAGATCGCGGCCCGCGACGGCCGGGTGATCATGTTCCTGGACACCAAGCACGCCGTGGACAAGCTCACCGACCACCTGCTGAAGAGCGGGGTACGGGCCGCGGCGCTGCACGGCGGCAAGTCCCAGCCGCAGCGCACCCGCACCCTGACCCGGTTCAAGACCGGCCACGTCACCGTGCTGGTGGCCACCAACGTCGCGGCGCGCGGCATCCACGTCGACAACCTGGACCTCGTGGTCAACGTCGACCCGCCGAGCGACCACAAGGACTACCTGCACCGCGGCGGCCGTACCGCCCGTGCCGGGGAGTCCGGCAGCGTCGTCACCCTGGTGCTGCCCAACCAGCGCCGCGAGATGACCCGGCTGATGGCCGACGCGGGCATCACCCCGCAGATCGCCCAGGTCCGCTCCGGCGAGGCCGAGCTGAGCCGGATCACCGGCGCGCAGGCACCCTCGGGTGTCCCCGTCACGATCACCGCCCCGGTGACCGAGCGCGCCAAGGGCGGTGCCTCGTCGTCACGCGGCCGGCGCGGCCGTCCCACCCAGGCCCGCCGCTCGTCCGGCGGCGCGTCGCCCCAGGCGCGTACCGGCGCTCCGCAGCGCCGGACGTCGTACGGCAACGCCGCATAACGGCTTCGGCCACGCCGGGGAGCGGGCGCTCCCCGGCGTGGCCGTACGTTCCGGACCGGCCGTCCGCGCCCGCCGCGGCCGGCCGGGTCCGTCCCCATCCGGTTCCCCCTCCGACCCTGTTGAGGCACTATGCGCTGTGTCATCGCCCGTTTCCCCTTCGACCTGTTCAAGAGCGAGGTGCTGGATGCGATGAAGGGCATCAAGCCCGAGCCCGTGACGGGTGACTCGGTGACCATCGGCCGCCGCGTCTTCCCGGTCAAGCAGGTCGGGGAAGTGATCACCCGGCAGGACCGCCGCGACTTCACCTCCGGTGAGGTCGTCAGGGCCCTGACCCGTCTCGGCTTCACCTGCACCACCGTCGCCGCACCGGCCCCGGTCGTCCCGCCCACCCCGCTGGAGACGGCGTCGGCGATGCTCGGAACCCCGGCGGACGCCTGACGGACGGACCGCGACCCCTCCGGGTCGGACCGTCGGTCATGTCCTGTGAAGCCCCCGGCCCTCGTGGCCGGGGGCTTCACACGTTTTCGCACCCCCCGTGGCCCGCCGGTCCGCGCACGGGTACGGGCGCCGAGTTGCGAGTGGCGGGCGACCCCGGACGATGGCAGGTGGGGCGCTTCTCCGTGGCCCCGCCCGCACACCCAGTGACAGGACTCCCGCCATGGCCCACCTGCCCGCGCCGCCCGCCCCCGTCCTGGAGCCCGCCGCGAGGGAACTCGCCGAGGCCACCGCGCCCCACCCCCGGATCTACGAGGTCCCGCCCGAGCGGGGCCGCCACATCCTCGCGGGTCTCCAGTCCGGCGAGGACGTCGACAAGCCGGAGGTCGACGAGGAGTGGGTGACCGTGGACACCGGGGAGTACGGCCGGGTACGGGTACGGATCGTCCGGCCCGCGGGCGTCGGCGGCGACCTCCCCGTCATCCTGTTCGTCCACGGCGCCGGATGGGTCTTCGGCGACGAGAACACCCACGACCGGCTCGTCCGCGAACTGGCCGTCGGAGCGAACGCGGCACTGGTCTTCCCCGTGTACGACAGGGCGCCCGAGGCGCGCTACCCGACCCAGATCGAGCAGAACCACGCCGTCGCCGCCTGGATCGCCACCCAGGGCACGGACCAGGGCCTGGACCCCACCCGCATCGCGGTCTGCGGCGACTCCGTCGGCGGCAACATGGCGACCGTCCTCGCCCTGATGGCCAAGGAGCGGGGAACCGTCCGGTTCAGGGCCCAGGTGCTGCTGTACCCGGTCACCGACGCGGACTTCGGGACGGCCTCGTACCGCCGGTTCGAGGACGGCCACTACCTCACCCGGGACGGAATGATCTGGTTCTGGGACCAGTACACGACCGACCCCGCCCAGCGCGCCGAGCCCTACGCCTCACCGCTGCGCGCGAGCCTCGACCAGTTGCGCGGTCTGCCGCCGACCCTGGTGATCACCGGGGAGGCCGATGTGCTGCGCGACGAGGGCGAGGCGTACGCGGCGAGGCTGCGGGAAGCGGGCGTGGAGGTCACGGCGGTACGCGTCCTGGGCGTGGTCCACGACTTCCTGATGCTGGACAGCCTCCGCGACTGCCGGGGCACGGCCGTGGCGCGCGAACTGGCGACGGGGGCGCTGCGGCGGGCGCTGGCGTGAGGCCCTTCACGCGTCGCCGTCGGCCCCGCGCTCACGTGTCGCTGTTCGAGCCCGCGCTCACGCGTCTTCACGTGTCGCTGTTCGCCCCCGCGCTCACGCCTCTTCACGCGCCGCCGTTGCCCCCGACTGCCGCCCGTCGGCCATCGCCCGTCGGGCCCGTCACACGTCGAGATCGTCGTCCGCCTGCGGCCCGTACAGCTGGAGCAGTCGGCTCCTGGTCCCGTACAGACGTCCCGCCACCGTCTCGGCGACGTACCTGTACACCGCGCGGCCCAGCACCGGGTCGTCCTCGCACAGGTCCCGGACGGCGGCGGCGTCGAACTCCGCCGCCCACACCGGGTGGACCACCTGCGCGCCCAGGTGCCACAGGTGCGGGGGGAAGAGCCACGACCAGCCCAGCATGTCGTCGCGGCCGAGCGTTTCGACGACCACGGCCCGGCGACCCGGGACATGGATGTCGACCTCGACCTGTCCGGAGTGGATGACCCAGAACCGGTCGGCCTTGCGGCCCTCCTCGAAGACCCGGGCGCCCCGGGGGAGCGAGACCTCGTGGGTGGCCTCGGCCAGCAGCCGTTCCCGTCCCTCCGGGGGGAGCGCGTCGAGCAGGCTCCTGTTCGTCGTCATGGCGTCCTCCATTCGGGGCGGTACCGCCTGATATCAACGATATGGGGTGTTCGGCGGGACTGCGCGGCCGTGCTCCGTACGGCTCCGGGAGTGTGAAGGGCGTCCCCGTGGGCACATACCCGGATACCGCCAGGAGGTGATGGCAGTGGGCCGTATCAAGATCGTCCGCCGTCCGCAGGTCCCTTCGCGTCCGCCGCCCCTTGATCTGCGCAGCCCTTCGGGCCGCCCCCTGCCGTACTGAACCGACGGTCCGGGGACACGAGCGGGCCCCGTCGCCGCACCGGCCGGGTTCTCGGCTGCCCGCCTGCCCGCCCGCCGCGCCGCGTTCGAGGGCGCGTGCGTGCCACGGCATGCCCGTCCGGCCCGGCCGTGGTGCCATGAAGCCGTGGTGCCAAGAAGGGGCGACCCTGCTGGGGAGAGTCGATGAAGCCCATGACACAGGCCTGGACGTGGTCGTACGAGGGGTACGACCCCGAGAAGGAGCGGCTTCGCGAGGCGTTGTGCACGCTCGGCAACGGCTACTTCGCCACGCGCGGCGCCGCCACCGAGACGCCCGTGGGCCCCTCGCACTACCCCGGCACCTACGCCGCGGGCTGCTACAACCGGCTGACCTCCACGGTCGCTGGCCGGCAGGTCGAGAACGAGGACATGGTCAACCTGCCGAACTGGCTGCCCCTGCGCTACCGCATGTGCCCGGCCGACGCCGATCCGGGCCCGTGGCTCTCGCCCGACCATCCCCAGCTGGTGGAGTACCGCCAGAGCCTGGACCTGCGCGGCGCCACACTCACCCGCCGGGCCGTCTACGCGGACCCGGCCGGGCGCCGGCTCGACGTGGAACAGCGGCGCCTGGTCCACATGGGCGACCCGCACCTGGCCGCCCTGCACACGTCGTTCACCCCCGAGGGGTGGTCGGGCGCGGTGGAGGTGGAGTCCGGGATCGACGGCGACGTACGCAACACCGGGGTCGTCCGATACGCCGACCTGGCGAACCTGCACCTCACCGCCTGGGACACCGGCGCCGAGCCTGACGACCGCGCCGACCGCGACGACCGCGACGACACGGTGTGGCTGCGCTGCCGCACCTCGGAGTCCGAGATCGGCGTCGCGCTCGCCGCACGGACCGTCGCCGCCCCCGCGCCCCCCGAAGCGCCACGGACCCGGCTCACCGACCGGGGCGCGTACCAGGTGCTGACGCTGCCGGTCGGACCCGGGGCCGGGGTGGTCGTCGAGAAGACGGTCGCCCTGTACACCTCCCGTGACCCGGCGATCGGCAGCCCGGTCCGGGCGGCCCTCGGAGCCGTACGCAGGGCCCCGGACTTCACCGGGCTGCTGGCCTCGCACCACCGGGCCTGGGAGCACCTGTGGCGGCAGGCCCGCCTCGAAGTCCCCGGCGAGCCCGGCCGGATTCTCCGGCTGCACCTCTTCCACGTCCTCCAGACCCTCTCCCCGCACACCGCCGAACTGGACGTCGGGGTCCCGGCCAGGGGGCTGCACGGCGAGGCGTACCGGGGGCACGTCTTCTGGGACGAGCTGTTCGTCCTGCCGTTCCTGAACCTGCACTTCCCCGAGGTGTCCCGGGCGCTGATCGGCTACCGCCACCGCAGGCTGCCCGCCGCCTGCGAGGCGGCGCGCGAGGCCGGTCGGAGCGGCGCGATGTACCCGTGGCAGAGCGCCGGAGACGGCCGCGAGGAGACCCAGGAGCTCCACCTCAACCCGCACTCGGGGCGCTGGCTCCCCGACAACTCCCGGTTGCAGCACCACGTCGGCTCGGCGGTCGCGTACAACGTCTGGCAGTACTGCCAGGCCAGCGGGGACACGGAGTTCCTGCACACCAAGGGCGCCGAGACGCTGCTCCAGATCGCCAGGTTCTGGGCGAGCCGCGCCGAGTGGGACGGATCGCTCGGCCGGTACCGCATCCGGGGGGTGGTCGGCCCCGACGAGTACCACGACGCCTACCCGGACGCGGAGACCCCGGGCCTCGACGACAACGCGTACACGAACGTCATGGCCGCCTGGGTGCTGGCGCGGGCCGGTGAACTGCACCGCGCGCTGCCGGACACCTGCCGGGGGTGGGTGTGCGACCAGATCCAGCTGGCCCCCGAGGAAGTGGAACGCTGGGACGACATCGCGCACCGGCTGCACGTGCCGTACCACCGGGGCGTGATCAGCCAGTTCGCCGGTTACGGGGAGCTGGCCGAGCTGGACTGGGAGGGATACCGGAAGCGGTACGGGGACATCCGGCGGCTGGACCGCATCCTGGAGGCGGAGGGCGACACCCCCAACCGCTACCAGGCGTCGAAGCAGGCCGATGTGCTGATGCTCGGCTACCTCTTCTCACCGGCCGAACTCGCGGGCGTCTTCCGGCAGCTCGGTCATGTGCTCGACGACGACGTGTGGCGCACGACCGTCGACCACTACCTGGCGCGTACGAGTCACGGCTCCACGCTCAGCGCCCTGGTGCACGCCTGGGTGCTGGCCCGGGTCCGGCGGGACGACGCGTGGGCGTACTGCGAGGAGGCCCTGATCGGGGACGTCGCCGACATCCAGGGCGGCACCACGGAGGAGGGCATCCACCTGGGCGCGATGGCGGGCACCCTCGACTTCGTACAACGCGGCCTGACCGGCCTGGAGACCCGGGACGACGCGCTGTGGCTGTCCCCGGCGACACTGCCGCAGCTGTCGAAGTTCGGGGTACGCATCCGGTACCGCCACCACTGGGACGTGGACCTGAGCCTGCGCGCCCAGAGCCTGCGGATCGCGGTGCCGGACGGGAGCGAGGGCGCGCGCGGCGGACCGGGGGCGGCGGGCGGGGCGCCGAAGGGGACGCGGGACGCCGGATCGCGGGGCGGTCGGCGGGACGGGGCGCGGGACGCCGGATCGCGGGGCGGTCGGCGGGACGGGGCGCGGGACGCCGGATCGCGGGACGGTCGGCGGGGCGGGGCGCGGGACGCGGGGGCCGATGACGTACGGGACGCGGTGCGGGTGGTCCTCGACGGGCGCTCGTTCACGATCGCGCCGGGCACGGCCCGCCGGCTCGACCTGCCCGACACCTGAACGCGCCGGATCAGTTGCCTGCGGCCACCGTCCGTCCGGGGCCCGCGGCGGCCCGCGGTCCGCACGACGAGTGACCCGCGCACGGGCCGGATCACCGCCCTGCACGGTCCCTGGCGGGTCAGCGGGTCAGCGGGTCAGCGGATCGGCGGTCAGCGGATCGGCGGACTGACGGACCGGCGGACCGACGGGCCGGTCCGACGGTACGGGCCCGGTGCGCGTCGCGACCGACCGCGCACCGGGCCCGTACCTCTGCCCGTTCACCTTCTCCCGCTCTCGCTCGTTCCCCGATCCCCGACTCCCATTCCCGATCACTCACCGGGGCAGGTCACCCGGTCAGGTCACCCGGGCAGGTCGCCGGGTTGGCCGCTGGTGGGGGCCGAGGTGTGCTGGTGGCCGCCGGGGCGGGGGGTGGTGGTGGCGTCGCGGATGCTGTCACGCGCCGCCGCGGCGACCGCCTCCGGAGTGAGGCCGAACTCGTCGTACAGCCGCTGGTAGTCCGCGGACGCGCCGTAGTGCTCCAGGCTGACGATGCGGCCCGCGTCCCCGACGACCTCGCGCCAGCCCTGACCGACGGCGGCCTCGACGCTGACCCTGGCGCGCACGGAGGGCGGCAGGACCTCGTCCTGGTAGTCGAGGGGCTGCGCCGCGAACCACTCGCGGCACGGCATGGAGACCACCCGGACGGACAGTCCCTCCTCGGCCAGCCGGGTGCGCGCGTCGACCGCGATCTGCACCTCGGAGCCCGTCGCGACGAGGATGACGTCCGGTGTCGTACCGGAACCCTCCGCGAGGACGTACGCGCCACGGGCGGCGCCCTCGGCGGGTGCGTGGGCGCCGGTACCGCGTTCGAGCACCGGGACGTTCTGCCGGGTCAGCACGAGACCGGCGGGCCGGTCGGAGTGCTCCAGGATGGTGCGCCAGCAGACCGAGGTCTCGTTGGCGTCACCCGGCCGGACCACGTCGAGACCGGGGATGGCGCGCAGCGCGGCCAGATGTTCCACGGGCTGGTGGGTGGGGCCGTCCTCACCGAGGCCGATGGAGTCGTGGGTCCAGACGTAGGTGGCCGGAAGCTGCATCAGCGCGGCGAGCCGGACGGCGGGACGCATGTAGTCGCTGAAGGTGAGGAACGTACCGCCGTACGGGCGGGTCAGGCTCTGGAGGGCGATGCCGTTGAGGATGGCGCCCATCGCGTGTTCGCGGATGCCGAAGTGGAGCGTACGGCCGTAGGGGCCGCCCTTCCACAGCTCGGTCTGCCGGTCACTGGGGACGAACGACGGCTCGCCGCCCATCGACGTGTTGTTGCTCTCCGCGAGGTCGGCGGAGCCGCCCCACAGCTCGGGGAGTACGGGGGCCAGCGCGTCCAGGACCGCCCCGGACGCCTTGCGGGTGGCCATGCCCTTCGGGTCGGCGGGGAACGACGGCAGGGCGTCGGTCCAGCCCTCGGGCAGCTTCCGGCCCTGGAGACGATCCAGCAGGGTGGCCCGTACGGGATTGTCGGACCGCCAGGTCTCGAAGCGGGGCTGCCACTGTTCGTGCAGCTCACGGCCCCGGTCCTTGACCTCGCGGGCGTGGGCCAGCACCTCGTCCTCGACGGTGAAGGTCCGGTCCGGGTCGAAACCGAGGAGCTTCTTGGTGGCGGCCACCTCGTCGTCCCCGAGCGCGGAACCGTGGGCCTTGCCGGTGTTCTGCTTGTTCGGCGCGGGCCAGCCGATGATCGTACGCAGCATGATCAGCGAGGGGCGGGACGTCTCGGCCTTCGCGGCCTCGATCGCGGCGAGCAGCGCGTCGACGTCCTCGACGTAGTCGCCCGTACGGGTCCAGTCCACGGTCTGTACGTGCCAGCCGTAGGCGGCGTACCGGGCGGGCACGTCCTCGCTGAAGGAGACGTCGGTGTCGTCCTCGATGGAGATGTGGTTCGAGTCGTAGAAGACGATCAGGCTGCCCAGCTCCTGGTGGCCGGCGAGCGAACTGGCCTCGGAGGT from the Streptomyces sp. AM 4-1-1 genome contains:
- a CDS encoding DEAD/DEAH box helicase — encoded protein: MNRTRTNDRYSRSGGSAGSAGGSRRSAGGYRSQAPSSRQGAPNRSGGPSRFGGGRRPAVQGEFALPVTITPALPAAAAFADLDMPAPLLAALTTEGMTVPFPIQAATLPNSLAGRDVLGRGRTGSGKTLAFGLALLARTAGQRAEPRKPLALVLVPTRELAQQVTDALTPYARSLKLRLATVVGGMSIGRQASALRGGTEVVVATPGRLKDLIERGDCQLDRVAITVLDEADQMADMGFMPQVTELLDKVRTGGQRMLFSATLDRNVDLLVRRYLHDPVVHSVDPAAGAVTTMEHHVLYVQGADKYATTTEIAARDGRVIMFLDTKHAVDKLTDHLLKSGVRAAALHGGKSQPQRTRTLTRFKTGHVTVLVATNVAARGIHVDNLDLVVNVDPPSDHKDYLHRGGRTARAGESGSVVTLVLPNQRREMTRLMADAGITPQIAQVRSGEAELSRITGAQAPSGVPVTITAPVTERAKGGASSSRGRRGRPTQARRSSGGASPQARTGAPQRRTSYGNAA
- a CDS encoding SCO5918 family protein yields the protein MRCVIARFPFDLFKSEVLDAMKGIKPEPVTGDSVTIGRRVFPVKQVGEVITRQDRRDFTSGEVVRALTRLGFTCTTVAAPAPVVPPTPLETASAMLGTPADA
- a CDS encoding cold-shock protein, encoding MATGTVKWFNAEKGFGFIEQEGGGADVFAHYSNIAAQGFRELQEGQKVNFDVTQGQKGPQAENIVPA
- a CDS encoding toxin, with amino-acid sequence MSMRELRKECEAGLADLPIPAPFSIEGLVANMAAARGRTIVLHALPERLAGANTACGLRLKSGGTSFVLYRRRPTAYQTQHVILHELCHEWFDHGTTLDDEQLRRLLPVFDTSLINRVLSTDPPEAPVSPGSPVPSVPSDPAAPPGSAGPTAGEDPMDGLPPAVADAVRSGATIQARAQYDTHDERVAEFGASLIPRLARDVTSDDMVGRLANSLSRPVANRRRGPFRRPQP
- a CDS encoding cyclic nucleotide-binding domain-containing protein codes for the protein MTTNRSLLDALPPEGRERLLAEATHEVSLPRGARVFEEGRKADRFWVIHSGQVEVDIHVPGRRAVVVETLGRDDMLGWSWLFPPHLWHLGAQVVHPVWAAEFDAAAVRDLCEDDPVLGRAVYRYVAETVAGRLYGTRSRLLQLYGPQADDDLDV
- a CDS encoding glycosyl hydrolase family 65 protein, encoding MTQAWTWSYEGYDPEKERLREALCTLGNGYFATRGAATETPVGPSHYPGTYAAGCYNRLTSTVAGRQVENEDMVNLPNWLPLRYRMCPADADPGPWLSPDHPQLVEYRQSLDLRGATLTRRAVYADPAGRRLDVEQRRLVHMGDPHLAALHTSFTPEGWSGAVEVESGIDGDVRNTGVVRYADLANLHLTAWDTGAEPDDRADRDDRDDTVWLRCRTSESEIGVALAARTVAAPAPPEAPRTRLTDRGAYQVLTLPVGPGAGVVVEKTVALYTSRDPAIGSPVRAALGAVRRAPDFTGLLASHHRAWEHLWRQARLEVPGEPGRILRLHLFHVLQTLSPHTAELDVGVPARGLHGEAYRGHVFWDELFVLPFLNLHFPEVSRALIGYRHRRLPAACEAAREAGRSGAMYPWQSAGDGREETQELHLNPHSGRWLPDNSRLQHHVGSAVAYNVWQYCQASGDTEFLHTKGAETLLQIARFWASRAEWDGSLGRYRIRGVVGPDEYHDAYPDAETPGLDDNAYTNVMAAWVLARAGELHRALPDTCRGWVCDQIQLAPEEVERWDDIAHRLHVPYHRGVISQFAGYGELAELDWEGYRKRYGDIRRLDRILEAEGDTPNRYQASKQADVLMLGYLFSPAELAGVFRQLGHVLDDDVWRTTVDHYLARTSHGSTLSALVHAWVLARVRRDDAWAYCEEALIGDVADIQGGTTEEGIHLGAMAGTLDFVQRGLTGLETRDDALWLSPATLPQLSKFGVRIRYRHHWDVDLSLRAQSLRIAVPDGSEGARGGPGAAGGAPKGTRDAGSRGGRRDGARDAGSRGGRRDGARDAGSRDGRRGGARDAGADDVRDAVRVVLDGRSFTIAPGTARRLDLPDT
- a CDS encoding alpha/beta hydrolase, with protein sequence MAHLPAPPAPVLEPAARELAEATAPHPRIYEVPPERGRHILAGLQSGEDVDKPEVDEEWVTVDTGEYGRVRVRIVRPAGVGGDLPVILFVHGAGWVFGDENTHDRLVRELAVGANAALVFPVYDRAPEARYPTQIEQNHAVAAWIATQGTDQGLDPTRIAVCGDSVGGNMATVLALMAKERGTVRFRAQVLLYPVTDADFGTASYRRFEDGHYLTRDGMIWFWDQYTTDPAQRAEPYASPLRASLDQLRGLPPTLVITGEADVLRDEGEAYAARLREAGVEVTAVRVLGVVHDFLMLDSLRDCRGTAVARELATGALRRALA
- a CDS encoding MerR family transcriptional regulator, whose product is MPPETPPQATDRLDDDDYPAYTMGRAAEMIGATPGFLRAIGDARLITPLRSEGGHRRYSRYQLRIAARARELVDGGTPIDAACRIVILEDQLEEALRLNAELRRPTADSASGPGAGQAPGRNNAS